The nucleotide sequence ATCTACTCCCCCGCGCTCGACCACGAGGGGCGCCTGCGCGCCGGCGTCGCCGTCGGCATCAACGGCGACGTGGCCGGCAAGGTCCGCACCGCGCTCGAGGGGCAGGCCGACGTCATCGTGATGGACACGGCCCACGGGCACCAGGCGAAGATGATCGGCGCCCTTGCCACCGCGCGCGACGTCCGCGACGCGTTCGAGGCCGAGACCGGCCGCCGCATCCTGATCGTGGCCGGGAACGTCGTGACCGCCGAGGGCTGCGTCGACCTGATCGCCGCGGGAGCAGACATCCTGAAGGTCGGCGTCGGCCCGGGCGCGATGTGCACCACCCGCATGCAGACCGGCGTCGGCCGTCCGCAGTTCTCCGCCGTGCTGGAGTGTGCGCAGGCCGCGCGCGAGCACGGCAAGTCCGTCTGGGCCGACGGCGGCGTGCGGCACCCCCGCGACGTCGCCCTCGCGCTGGCCGCCGGCGCCGGCTCCGTGATGATCGGCTCCTGGTTCGCGGGCACGCACGAGTCCACCGGCGACCAGCTCGTCGACCACGACGGCCGCGTCTACAAGGAGTCGTTCGGCATGGCCTCGGCCCGCGCGGTGCGCAACCGCACGCGGGACATGTCCGCCTTCCAGCGCGCCCGCTCCGCGCTGTTCGAGGAGGGCATCTCCAGCTCCAGGATGTACCTCGACCCGCGGCGTCCCGGCGTGGAGGACCTGCTCGACTGGATCACGTCCGGCGTCCGGTCCTCGTGCACGTACGCGGGCGCCCGCTCGCTGCCGGAGTTCGAGGAACGAGCCGTGGTCGGGGTGCAGTCCGGCTCCGGCTACGAGGAGGGCCGCCCGCTCGACAGGAGCTGGTGACCTACCCCGACCTGACCAGCCCCTCTGGCACTCTGGGGGGCATGTTGGAGATCTCGCACGTCACAAGGACCTTCGGCACGCTGACGGCCCTGGACGACGTGTCCTTCGCTGTGCCCGACGGCCAGTTCACCGGCTTCGTCGGCGGCAACGGGGCGGGCAAGACGACCACGATGCGCATCATCATGGGCGTCCTGGCCCCCACCTCCGGAGAGGTGCGCTGGAACGGGCACCCGGTCACCCGCGACGAGCGCTCCACGTTCGGCTACATGCCGGAGGAGCGCGGCCTCTACCCGAAGCAGCCCATCCTGGCGCAGCTCACCTACCTCGGCGAGTTGCACGGCATGCGCCGCGGAGACGCCCGGGCCGCAGGGCTGGAGCTGCTGCACCGGTTCGGGCTCGGCGACCGCACCCGGGACAAGCTGGAGAAGCTGTCGCTCGGCAACCAGCAGCGGGTCCAGATCGCCGGGGCGGTGGTCTCCTCCCCCGCGGCACTCGTGCTGGACGAGCCCTTCAGCGGGCTCGACCCCGAGGCCGTCGACGAGATGTTCGCGCTGCTGACGGAGTTCACCTCCCGCGGGGTGCCGGTCCTGTTCAGCTCCCACCAGCTCGACCTCGTCGAGCGCCTGTGCCACAACATCGTCATCCTGAGCAGGGGCCGCGTGATCGCCGCCGGCACCGTCGCGCAGCTGCGGGCCTCGGGCCCCACCTCCCACACGATCGCCGCCGACGGCGACCTCGGCTGGCTGCGCGGGGTGCCGGGCGTCACGGTCGTGGAGCTGCACGGGGACCGGGCAGAGGTCCGGTTCGCCGACGACGCCACGGCCCAGCGGGTGCTCCGCGACGCCCTCGACCGGGGCCCCGTCCACTCATTCGGGCCCGTCGTCCGGCCGCTCAGCGACTACTACCGGGAGGTCACCCGATGAACGCACCCCGCCGCAGGGCCTCGTGGGCGACCGTCGCCCGGCGCGAGATCCTCGCCCAGCTCACCGACAGGGCCT is from Tessaracoccus palaemonis and encodes:
- a CDS encoding GuaB1 family IMP dehydrogenase-related protein, which codes for MRLLDQRPSYDLTYSDVFMVPSRSGVTSRLDVDLTSTDGLATPTPLVAANMTAVSGRRMAETMARRGGLAVFPQDIPSDVVAASIRKVKAAHPVFDTAVTVSLDTTVGETLSLIPKRAHGVAVVVDADHRVLGLVTPSAAVGADRFAQARDVMTTDVTLVSPDLTPQAVFDQLSEHHQKVAVSVDADGRLVGLMTPKGALRSAIYSPALDHEGRLRAGVAVGINGDVAGKVRTALEGQADVIVMDTAHGHQAKMIGALATARDVRDAFEAETGRRILIVAGNVVTAEGCVDLIAAGADILKVGVGPGAMCTTRMQTGVGRPQFSAVLECAQAAREHGKSVWADGGVRHPRDVALALAAGAGSVMIGSWFAGTHESTGDQLVDHDGRVYKESFGMASARAVRNRTRDMSAFQRARSALFEEGISSSRMYLDPRRPGVEDLLDWITSGVRSSCTYAGARSLPEFEERAVVGVQSGSGYEEGRPLDRSW
- a CDS encoding ABC transporter ATP-binding protein, giving the protein MLEISHVTRTFGTLTALDDVSFAVPDGQFTGFVGGNGAGKTTTMRIIMGVLAPTSGEVRWNGHPVTRDERSTFGYMPEERGLYPKQPILAQLTYLGELHGMRRGDARAAGLELLHRFGLGDRTRDKLEKLSLGNQQRVQIAGAVVSSPAALVLDEPFSGLDPEAVDEMFALLTEFTSRGVPVLFSSHQLDLVERLCHNIVILSRGRVIAAGTVAQLRASGPTSHTIAADGDLGWLRGVPGVTVVELHGDRAEVRFADDATAQRVLRDALDRGPVHSFGPVVRPLSDYYREVTR